Proteins encoded in a region of the Quercus lobata isolate SW786 chromosome 8, ValleyOak3.0 Primary Assembly, whole genome shotgun sequence genome:
- the LOC115955140 gene encoding LOB domain-containing protein 12-like produces MGGNSPCASCKLLRRRCAKDCIFAPYFPSDDPHKFAIVHKVFGASNVSKMLQELPVHQRADAVSSLVYEANARVRDPVYGCVGAISFLQNQVSQLQMQLAVAQAEILCTQMQQEPVMPTPQMDPDDKSSYLFHDSLPQYLNFSSSSNVIHDSFKRESIFGHDMVS; encoded by the exons ATGGGTGGAAATTCACCATGCGCTTCCTGCAAGTTACTGAGGCGCCGATGCGCCAAAGACTGCATTTTTGCTCCTTACTTTCCATCTGATGACCCCCACAAGTTTGCCATTGTTCACAAGGTCTTTGGTGCTAGCAATGTTAGCAAAATGTtgcag GAGCTTCCAGTTCATCAGAGAGCAGACGCAGTGAGCAGCCTAGTCTACGAGGCAAACGCAAGAGTGAGAGACCCTGTTTATGGGTGTGTTGGAGCCATATCTTTCCTGCAAAACCAGGTCTCTCAGTTACAAATGCAGCTAGCTGTGGCTCAAGCAGAGATACTCTGCACCCAGATGCAGCAAGAGCCAGTTATGCCAACCCCACAGATGGACCCAGATGACAAATCATCATACTTATTCCACGATAGCCTCCCTCAGTACCTTAATTTTTCATCCTCTAGCAATGTAATTCATGACTCTTTCAAGAGAGAGAGCATTTTTGGACATGACATGGTTTCTTAG
- the LOC115955138 gene encoding cytosolic endo-beta-N-acetylglucosaminidase 1 — MLSLPLKFDCLRRRNIVKHLKLVRNKLQNLLRFVKMSSSEPELQHPPPPPFNPTEPSLPISYPIETLKDLESRSYFNSFHYPFNKTSVPLKSVLPNRRRLLVCHDLKGGYLDDKWVQGGTNPEAYGIWHWYLMDVFVYFSHTLVTLPPPCWTNTAHRHGVKVLGTFITEWDEGRVACNELLSTKESAHMYAERLAELAVALGFDGWLINMEVKLDPGQIRNMKEFVDHLTQTMHSAVPGSLVIWYDSVTIHGDLHWQDQLNDKNKPFFDICDGIFVNYTWKENYPRDSAAVAGDRNFDVYMGVDVFGRNTFGGGKWNTNDALDVIKKGETSAAIFAPAWNYETHQLPNFQTSQNHWWSLVEKSWGIVQNYPKDLPFYTNFDQGHGHHFSVDGAEISNDPWNNLSCQGFQPLLEFVDNPTLDSIQALVDFNEASYSGGGNITFRGTLEDNAFFTRRLFHGELLLGDLPVNFTYSVKSEGDSQLGLSLQFSSTMNKSMSMLLASQEIYQFSSKFSQVITTRPHGKPGNSPGWVIQEASIAMNGYKLTEIHAVCYRSKPEFNKPGPAHNPVKYFAVLGHITIKNSEKKSGFPPSSSWLVEAQFIKWTSVSQGSKTLSVKLKWKLKDGTDTVFPNYNIYAKKLAKQVVSDQDVSLEDVPKYLGTAHVEAFYVSDLSVPCETSSLKFIVQVCAADGTCQKLDDSPTFSIDVKEML, encoded by the exons atgctctctcttcctcttaaATTCGACTGCCTAAGACGCAGAAACATAGTAAAGCATCTCAAACTTGTTCGCAACAAACTCCAAAACCTCCTCCGCTTTGTCAAAATGTCCTCATCGGAACCTGAACTCCAACACCCACCTCCACCACCGTTCAATCCAACCGAACCGTCCTTACCAATCTCGTACCCAATCGAAACGCTCAAAGACCTCGAGTCCAGGTCCTACTTCAACTCCTTTCACTACCCTTTTAACAAAACTTCGGTTCCTCTTAAATCTGTGTTGCCCAATAGGCGCAGATTGCTTGTGTGCCATGACTTGAAAGGAGGGTATTTGGATGATAAATGGGTCCAAGGAGGGACTAATCCTGAGGCCTATGGGATATGGCATTGGTATTTGATGGAtgtttttgtttacttttctCATACTCTTGTTACTCTTCCACCACCGTGTTGGACTAACACAGCTCATCGCCATGGAGTTAAG GTATTGGGGACTTTCATCACAGAATGGGATGAAGGGAGAGTGGCCTGCAATGAATTGCTCTCAACAAAGGAATCTGCTCATATGTATGCCGAGCGCTTGGCAGAGCTTGCTGTTGCTTTGGGCTTTGATGGATGGCTG ATTAATATGGAGGTCAAATTGGATCCCGGGCAAATCCGTAATATGAAAGAATTTGTCGACCATCTAACCCAGACCATGCATTCCGCTGTGCCTGGTTCCTTAGTGATATG GTATGATAGTGTTACAATTCATGGTGATCTTCACTGGCAAGATCAACTGAATGACAAAAACAAACCTTTCTTTGATATTTGTGATGGAATATTTGTAAATTATACATGGAAG GAAAACTATCCAAGGGATTCAGCTGCTGTTGCTGGTGATAGAAATTTTGATGTTTACATGGGGGTCGATGTATTTGGAAGGAACACTTTTGGTGGTGGGAAGTGGAAT ACAAATGATGCTCTTGATGTGATAAAAAAGGGTGAGACTTCAGCTGCCATATTTGCTCCTGCATGGAATTATGAGACTCATCAACTTCCTAATTTTCAGACTTCACAAAATCA TTGGTGGAGCCTTGTGGAGAAATCATGGGGAATAGTACAAAATTATCCTAAAGATCTGCCATTCTATACAAATTTTGATCAG GGGCATGGACATCATTTTTCAGTAGATGGAGCAGAAATATCAAATGATCCTTGGAATAACCTTTCTTGCCAAGGTTTCCAG CCTTTACTTGAGTTTGTTGATAACCCTACTCTGGATAGCATTCAAGCACTTGTTGA TTTCAACGAAGCATCTTATAGTGGAGGGGGAAACATCACATTTAGAGGAACTCTTGAAGACAATGCTTTTTTCACAAGAAGGCTTTTTCATGGAGAACTTCTGTTGGGTGATTTACCTGTCAACTTTACATACTCT GTGAAATCAGAGGGAGATTCTCAACTGGgcctttctcttcagttttctTCTACAATGAATAAAAGCATGTCAATGCTTCTGGCATCCCAGGAAATTTACCAATTCTCAAGCAAATTCAGTCAAGTAATTACAACACGCCCACATGGAAAGCCAGGAAATTCACCAGGATGGGTCATACAGGAGGCTAGCATTGCAATGAATGGATACAAATTAACAGAAATCCATGCTGTGTGCTACCGGTCAAAGCCCGAATTTAACAAACCCGGACCAGCTCACAATCCAGTTAAATATTTTGCAGTTTTGGGTCATATTACCataaaaaattctgaaaagAAGTCAGGCTTTCCACCCTCTTCCTCATGGCTTGTTGAGGCCCAATTTATCAAATGGACTTCTGTTTCTCAGGGTTCCAAGACACTTAGTGTAAAACTTAAATGGAAACTGAAAGATGGAACTGATACTGTATTCCCAAACTACAATATTTATGCAAAGAAACTAGCAAAACAGGTGGTAAGTGATCAAGATGTATCACTAGAAGATGTGCCGAAGTATTTAGGAACGGCACATGTGGAAGCATTTTACGTTTCTGACCTTTCAGTTCCTTGTGAAACATCCAGTCTCAAATTTATTGTTCAAGTATGCGCTGCTGATGGGACTTGCCAGAAATTGGACGATTCTCCAACCTTTTCAATTGATGTTAAAG AAATGCTGTAA